From the genome of Candidatus Binatia bacterium:
GGGGACCTGGAGCGCGTTCGACGTCGTGGGGCATCTGCTCCACGGGGAGAAGACCGACTGGATTCCCCGCGTGAAGCACATCCTCCAGAAGGGGGATTCCGAGCCCTTTCCGCCGTTCGACCGCGAGGCGATGTTCGAGGCGACGCGCGGCCGATCGCTCGACTCCCTTCTGGGCGAGCTCGCGGCGCTCCGCGCGCAGAACGTGACCACGCTGCGCGGCCTGGCGCTGACGCCGGCCGACCTGGAGCGGCGCGGCCTGCATCCCGAGCTGGGATCGGTCACCCTGAGACAGCA
Proteins encoded in this window:
- a CDS encoding DinB family protein gives rise to the protein MSLDFTPELSIPILERTPAALRALLSGLPEAWLRATDGPGTWSAFDVVGHLLHGEKTDWIPRVKHILQKGDSEPFPPFDREAMFEATRGRSLDSLLGELAALRAQNVTTLRGLALTPADLERRGLHPELGSVTLRQHLATWVAHDLGHLRQITQTLGRQYRDEVGPWRAYLSMM